The DNA window CCATTCCCGCGACGCGGCGCGCTGATCTGGCTTCGATTGCAGTGCTCGCGCACCACTCACCCGCTCAACCTGTCCATCGCGCAAATCGACCACGCGATCAGATACCCCGAGCATCTTGTGATCGTGGGTATTGGTCACAATGGTCACACCGCTTTCGCCCTGCATCTTGAGCAACAACTCGATAATTTCCTGCCCGGTCTTCAAATCGAGATTTCCTGTCGGCTCATCAGCCAGAATCAAATCGGGATCATTTGCCATCGCTCTGGCAATTGCCACGCGCTGCTGCTGTCCACCCGACAACTCGTAGGGTTTGTGATGCAGACGGTCGGCAAGGCCCACCAGCGACAATTTGTGCGCGGCCTTTTCTTCGTAATCACTGCGCGCCATGCCCGAAAACACCATGGGCAAAGCCACATTTTCAAGCGCCGTCATCACGGGAATCAGGTTAAACGACTGAAAAATATACCCCACACTGTGGCAGCGCAAATAGGCAATTTGCCCCTGGCTCATATCGCCCATATTGGCACCGTTGACCAATACGGTTCCCTTCGTGGGCGTATCCAGTGCCCCGACCATGTTAAACATCGTGGTTTTACCCGATCCCGAAGGACCCATAATGGACAAATATTCACCGCGAATCACATCGAGGTTCACGCCTTGCAGGGCATGCACTTCCTGGTCGCCCATCCGATAGGTCTTCCAGACCCCTTGAACTTTGATAATATAATCTTCAGTATCAACCTGTTGTTCAGCAGCCGATTCCTGATCCATTGTGTTCTCCTCTGAAACAATAAAGTTCACCATTGAACGCACGTATGGTAGCGAAAACCCATGGGCATGTCAAGCCATTTTAATGAAGATAAAATTCTACGTGATTCCGCAAGCGTCTTCTACTATATTCTAAAGCGTTGTGCCATAGACCTGCCGCATCACCAAAACCAGCACGAAAGGATCGCATCATGAAACTCGCAGTATGCAATGAATTTTTTGAAGATTGGAAAATCGAAGACGTCTTTAACTACGCAGCGGAAATCGGCTGTGACGGCGTTGAAATCGCGCCTTTTACACTCGCGGAAAGCGTCACGAAAATCTCTGCCAAACAGCGCAGCGACATTCGCAAAGCCGCGGAAAAAGCCGGCGTGGAAATCGTTGGCCTGCACTGGCTACTCGCCAGTCCACCGGGGCTTTATCTCACACACCCGGACAAAGCCATCCGCGACAAAACTGAGGACTATATCAAAGCATTGATCAACTTCTGCGGCGACCTGGGCGGACAGATTATGATCCACGGCTCACCGGCACAGCGCAACATCCAAAAAGGCTGGGACCGCGAAGAATGCTGGAAATACGCCGTCGATATCTTTTCAAACTGCACTGCAGAAATGAAACAAAACAACGTCACCTACTGCATCGAAGCACTCACCGGCAAAGAAACCAATATTCTGAACTCCATCTCTGAAGCCCTCAAAATGGTTGCCGATGTCGGCCACCCAAATTTCCAGACCATGGTCGATACCAAAGCCGCAGCCGCTGAAAACAAATCCCATGTGGATGTAATCGCCGAAGCGGGCAAAGCCATGCGCCATGTCCATGTCAACGACCCCAATTTGCGCGGTCCGGGATTTGGCGACTTACAATTTGCATCCATCCTCCGCGCCCTCAAGGACCGCCACTACGATGGTTATGTATCCGTAGAAGTCTTTGACTTCAAACCCGATGCACAAACCATTGCCGCACGCAGCATCGGCTATCTCAGGGGTATTTTGGAAGGATTGGAAGGGTGATCCTCTAGACTACACACGGAGTGTCTGTTGTTTGGCTTTATTTACCATCAGAACCTCCGCGTTCCGGCAATCGCTCTGCCACAAATCCCAATTCTTCTTTAATCCGGCTCACATCGTAAACACTATCGTATTCATGCCCGCGCTGTTCAAAATGCGACAGATCCACCTCGTCTCCCCACCAGGCGCGAAAAATCTCCGCCACGGGTACGGCAACCCACGCCTTTGGACCAGCGGCATTCATAATGCGAACCCCGGGTTTGTGCGGCGACTGTGCAGACAGCGTGAAGACCCGAACTGCATCTGGCAAATCCATAATGGTCATGGAGCCCAAGCCCCACTGCCGCGTCGGAGAAATATTTCGCAAAGGCGGCAATCCGGCGTGCGGCACCGAAGACAGGCGCAAATTAATCACATCGATATCGCCATTTTGCCGCGCATAGAACTTTGTGATCTCCTCCATCAAAAATTTCGACAAACCATACCCATTGCGATCCAGACATGGGTGTTCATCGGGAATCGGCAATGTCTGTGGACGAAAAGCCTCATTCTGCATCCCGACCGCTGCGATCGAACTCGCCATCACAAATTTGCGGCATCCGCGATCCATCAAATAGCGCATCAAACACCGCGTACCCTCCACATTGACAATCAGCGCGTCGCGCTCCGAACAACCGCCGGTCACAGCCGCGAGGTGAATCACAACATCAATCGCCTCATCATTGAGCTGTTGCAAATCTTCAAAAGAGCCAAACTCGCCGTTTACATAGGGCAAATCCAATTCTGGATCTCTTCGACTCATGCAAATCACCCTGTGGTCTTCCGCCATCGAGACAGACAGTGCCCGACCGATAAAACCACTCGCTCCAGTAATCAGTACTGTACTCACAATCCCTCCTCATTTAATCACTAAAAATATCACTCGCCCCACCTAAAACATCTGCGATAACCTCCCCCTCTTTCATCACCATCTTCACCTGCCGCAAGCATGCAATATCTTCAAGCGGATTGCCGTTTAGTGCAATCACATCTGCGAACATCCCAACGCCGAGATGTCCAACGCAATCCGCCATGCCCAACATCTCAGCCGTATTCGTCGTCACCGCCTTCAACGCATCCACCTCTGACACGCCCAACCCAACGAGTTCTTTTGCCTCGCGCCAGAGCGTTGCATGCGTGCTATCGGTACCCAAACACACTTTCACACCCGCACGCACGGCTTCGGGAATATATTTTGCCGTCAATTCACGCGCGCGTTCAACCCGCTCGCGCCACCAATCCCACGCCCATGTATCAAAAGACGCAAAACCCACTTCATCGTCGAAAAACAGTTGTAAATTGGGATCGCTCAAATATGCGCCCGATTTCACAAACAAAGCCACATCCTCTTCGGTCAGCAAATTGGCGTGTTCAATACTATCGATCCCCGCTTCCATCGCCCAGCGCATTGCCAGCCCACCAATCGCGTGTGCGGCCACGGGAATTCCCAGATCGTGTGAAACCGCAATCGCCGCATCAATTTCCCGCTTCGAATACGCCGCCACATCCGTCAGGTCACCCCGAATATAGT is part of the Gemmatimonadota bacterium genome and encodes:
- a CDS encoding ABC transporter ATP-binding protein → MDQESAAEQQVDTEDYIIKVQGVWKTYRMGDQEVHALQGVNLDVIRGEYLSIMGPSGSGKTTMFNMVGALDTPTKGTVLVNGANMGDMSQGQIAYLRCHSVGYIFQSFNLIPVMTALENVALPMVFSGMARSDYEEKAAHKLSLVGLADRLHHKPYELSGGQQQRVAIARAMANDPDLILADEPTGNLDLKTGQEIIELLLKMQGESGVTIVTNTHDHKMLGVSDRVVDLRDGQVERVSGARALQSKPDQRAASREW
- a CDS encoding sugar phosphate isomerase/epimerase, whose translation is MKLAVCNEFFEDWKIEDVFNYAAEIGCDGVEIAPFTLAESVTKISAKQRSDIRKAAEKAGVEIVGLHWLLASPPGLYLTHPDKAIRDKTEDYIKALINFCGDLGGQIMIHGSPAQRNIQKGWDREECWKYAVDIFSNCTAEMKQNNVTYCIEALTGKETNILNSISEALKMVADVGHPNFQTMVDTKAAAAENKSHVDVIAEAGKAMRHVHVNDPNLRGPGFGDLQFASILRALKDRHYDGYVSVEVFDFKPDAQTIAARSIGYLRGILEGLEG
- a CDS encoding NAD(P)-dependent oxidoreductase: MSTVLITGASGFIGRALSVSMAEDHRVICMSRRDPELDLPYVNGEFGSFEDLQQLNDEAIDVVIHLAAVTGGCSERDALIVNVEGTRCLMRYLMDRGCRKFVMASSIAAVGMQNEAFRPQTLPIPDEHPCLDRNGYGLSKFLMEEITKFYARQNGDIDVINLRLSSVPHAGLPPLRNISPTRQWGLGSMTIMDLPDAVRVFTLSAQSPHKPGVRIMNAAGPKAWVAVPVAEIFRAWWGDEVDLSHFEQRGHEYDSVYDVSRIKEELGFVAERLPERGGSDGK
- a CDS encoding amidohydrolase family protein, which translates into the protein MSKVIKSKLLIVHPDCAPVPQGMVVVNKGRVVDVGTEIDVPPDAEVVDCSSYTVMSALIDSHVHITINNRFHTPLSAHFDLDATTAVLRGAMNLRSDLNTGVTTMRTLGDRPGVEKAFQGAIGRGEAVGPRLKVCVRALRPSHGTAPFLCFPADGEEELALKIRENFSQGADWTKLFITNVREGDSYEDYIRGDLTDVAAYSKREIDAAIAVSHDLGIPVAAHAIGGLAMRWAMEAGIDSIEHANLLTEEDVALFVKSGAYLSDPNLQLFFDDEVGFASFDTWAWDWWRERVERARELTAKYIPEAVRAGVKVCLGTDSTHATLWREAKELVGLGVSEVDALKAVTTNTAEMLGMADCVGHLGVGMFADVIALNGNPLEDIACLRQVKMVMKEGEVIADVLGGASDIFSD